A DNA window from Arachis hypogaea cultivar Tifrunner chromosome 18, arahy.Tifrunner.gnm2.J5K5, whole genome shotgun sequence contains the following coding sequences:
- the LOC112771918 gene encoding uncharacterized protein: protein MVSLTPLRTAHQYSSPSSSSRFRSRSRSPSFQVVLISIELNCALVIRSHNSHRRSGSGSHNKTWVSDNESSDSNNGLTTGAIIGIIIGSILVAVILILALFFCVRKQKGKEKVTRTSSGSLPHGTTNEEGSWFHIRETSLIFACYQPQDHLKMLCVMLVSLVVWSQFVVGSENLAANHDVMQIVEVLDDRARDKRLVALPEKYHKSQRGWKVVSIQGDKAQHDHTKALSLFKNGSFPLMGLASCSRRMG from the exons ACACCAatattcttctccttcttcttcttctcgattTCGCTCTCGCTCTCGCTCTCCATCATTCCAG GTTGTGCTGATTTCGATTGAACTCAATTGCGCTCTAGTAATCAG GTCTCACAATAGTCACCGTCGCTCTGGATCTGGTTCCCATAACAAAACATGGGTTTCTGATAATGAAAGTTCTGATAGCAATAATGGCTTGACCACAGGGGCTATTATAGGCATTATTATAGGTTCAATATTGGTGGCTGTTATTTTGATACTTGCTCTTTTCTTCTGTGTCCGAAAgcaaaaagggaaggaaaagGTTACAAGAACTTCTAGTGGGAGCCTTCCTCATGGAACTACTAATG AAGAAGGGAGCTGGTTCCACATCAGAGAAACCTCGTTGATTTTTGCATGCTACCAACCTCAAGATCACCTCAAG ATGTTATGTGTGATGCTGGTAAGTCTTGTGGTGTGGAGTCAGTTTGTTGTAGGTTCAGAAAACTTAGCCGCGAATCATGATGTCATGCAGATAGTTGAG GTCTTGGATGACCGTGCGCGTGATAAGCGACTGGTTGCTTTACCGGAAAAATACCACAAATCTCAGAG AGGTTGGAAGGTTGTGTCCATACAGGGAGACAAAGCACAACATGATCATACAAAGGCACTTTCATTATTCAAGAATGGGAGCTTCCCTTTAATG GGGCTAGCAAGTTGTTCAAGAAGAATGGGATGA
- the LOC112769659 gene encoding uncharacterized protein: protein MRTWVKGTLRQKMTFYAKCKGYGAGCDSLIRASLIRKKACWEIRRYNGKHTCTMGTISQDHAKLDSDTIAEAIRPLVEADPSIKVKSIIAKVQSRFNYTVSYRKAWMAKEKSVAKVFDDWEVSYQTLPIWSKAMIVKMPRSRVQIKMLLVYRESEEVQGVRVDGTHLYGKYKGALLVAVAQDGNQNIVPIAFAIVEVARSNGAWSPPRVWHMYCIKHIGSNFLRRFKAPTEQEYKKNYQRLKKRGETYTQWCDDIGVKRWVLAFDGGHRWRHMTTNLVECINFVLKGARNLPVTAIVRSTFYQLNELFTRKSAEAHERVRNGFTYSEFATKRVEESFRHTGNIVVNQFDRRKEMFEVREMQDGSIYTVNLVQRYFD, encoded by the exons ATGCGAACATGG GTGAAGGGAACGCTGCGGCAGAAGATG ACATTCTATGCGAAATGCAAGGGTTATGGTGCAGGTTGTGATTCGCTTATCCGAGCTAGCTTGATTCGaaagaaagcttgttgggagATCAGAAGATATAATGGCAAACACACGTGCACCATGGGAACaatttcacaagatcatgccaagttggactcAGACACAATTGCAGAGGCTATTAGACCGTTGGTCGAAGCAGACCCGTCGATAAAGGTGAAGTCTATTATTGCTAAAGTTCAATCCAGGTTCAACTACACTGTAAGTTACCGCAAAGCTTGGATGGCAAAGGAGAAATCTGTCGCAAAAGTTTTCGATGATTGGGAAGTTTCTTACCAGACTCTACCAATATGGTCGAAAGCAATGATTGTAAAGATGCCAAGGTCTCGTGTGCAAATTAAAATGCTCCTTGTTTACCGTGAGAGTGAGGAGGTTCAAGGTGTAAGA GTTGATGGCACGCACCTTTATGGTAAATATAAAGGTGCACTTCTGGTTGCggttgcacaagatgggaaccaAAATATTGTGCCCATTGCATTTGCGATAGTCGAGG TTGCTCGCAGTAATGGTGCATGGTCACCACCAAGAGTGTGGCACATGTACTGCATCAAGCACATCGGGTCTAACTTTTTAAGGAGGTTCAAGGCTCC GACGGAACAGGAGTACAAAAAAAACTACCAGAGGCTTAAAAAGCGGGGTGAGACATATACTCAATGGTGCGATGACATCGGTGTTAAGAGATGGGTGTTGGCATTCGATGGGGGTCATCGTTGGAGACATATGACGACAAACTTGGTAGAGTGCATAAATTTTGTCCTAAAGGGTGCACGCAACCTTCCTGTGACTGCCATTGTTAGATCTACTTTCTATCAGCTGAATGAATTGTTTACTCGAAAGAGCGCCGAGGCTCATGAGCGTGTCCGCAATGGATTCACGTATTCAGAATTTGCAACGAAGAGAGTTGAAGAAAGCTTTCGACATACAGGAAATATTGTGGTCAACCAGTTCGACAGGCGGAAGGAGATGTTTGAGGTTCGCGAAATGCAAGATGGTTCCATTTACACTGTTAACCTTGTGCAACGATACTTCGACTGA